One window of Amaranthus tricolor cultivar Red isolate AtriRed21 chromosome 13, ASM2621246v1, whole genome shotgun sequence genomic DNA carries:
- the LOC130797430 gene encoding uncharacterized protein LOC130797430 isoform X1 codes for MREVVTIQIGDFANFIGSHFWNFQDELLGLAGDPDSDPVFKNHGLNMDVLYRTGETQEGLLTYTPRLVSVNYQGSLGSMSSYGTLYNHAPELSSHVATWKGSVTTQQSQPYKRNLFLQSLYEEEQKQSIVIENRHDDSKNGFQDHDIVQCLENSVQFWSDFSKVHYHPQSLYQLNGLWMDAEAFSNYGAGKDVFAEGSRGEDMIERLRFFIEECDHAQQGIQCVVDDSGGFSSIAADLLQNIADEYTNTPVLLYTARDPVSFMNSVGQKRNISRDLHNAVSFAKLSSFCKLIVPVGLPFLGGSKASMYLCVNDKKHYHSSAVYAAALHTISLPFRMDSLGPTSTSAFTSGALDINSIVHMLSGQPRQNMVAILDATMPAPSIGEPVEKSLLSQLKSLTSEISEDVEDVESVEHLVIQGALESGEQRASISNVEYAINAAYRQATSRPRFCHLSTATCPLPIPLPFPSIFSENVGRCGQLLSNSGSDSFAKGSLDVHSIPMAARLRSSSAVLPFLTNRLENLRKFGIQRGALGGELLKSWGFGKEEIEDMGETLSNMVRALNPYSDVSSDSD; via the exons ATGAGGGAAGTTGTTACTATTCAAATTGGTGATTTTGCCAACTTTATTGGCTCCCACTTCTGGAACTTTCAG gatGAGCTCCTTGGCTTAGCTGGAGACCCTGATTCTGATCCAGTTTTCAAGAATCATGGCTTGAACATGGATGTGCTGTATCGCACTGGAGAGACTCAGGAG GGTCTTCTTACCTATACCCCTCGGCTAGTTTCGGTTAACTATCAAG GATCCCTTGGTTCAATGAGTTCATATGGTACATTGTATAATCATGCTCCAGAATTATCATCCCATGTTGCCACCTG GAAAGGCAGTGTAACCACCCAGCAGTCTCAGCCTTATAAAAGGAACTTATTCTTGCAATCTTTATACGAGGAAGAGCAGAAGCAATCAATTGTTATTGAAAACAGGCATGATGATTCAAAGAATGGTTTTCAAGATCATGATATAGTGCAGTGCTTGGAAAACAGTGTCCAATTCTGGTCAGACTTCTCAAAAGTACATTACCATCCACAAAGTCTATATCAATTGAATGGACTTTGGATGGATGCTGAGGCATTCAGTAATTATGGTGCGGGAAAGGATGTATTTGCTGAAGGTTCTCGAGGAGAGGATATGATTGAAAGACTTCGTTTCTTCATCGAAGAGTGTGATCATGCACAG CAGGGCATTCAATGTGTGGTGGATGATTCAGGAGGGTTTTCCAGTATCGCAGCTGATTTACTACAGAACATTGCCGATGAATACACAAATACTCCTGTGTTGCTTTATACCGCCCGTGATCCAGTCTCTTTTATGAACTCTGTTGGTCAAAAAAGGAATATTTCTAGGGATCTTCATAATGCAGTTTCTTTCGCaaaattatcttctttttgCAAACTGATTGTACCTGTTGGTCTACCCTTTCTTGGAGGAA GTAAAGCTTCCATGTACCTGTGTGTGAATGATAAAAAGCATTACCACAGCAGTGCAGTCTATGCTGCTGCGCTACACACTATCAGTCTTCCCTTTCGCATGGATTCACTCGGACCCACTTCAACTTCAGCTTTTACTTCTGGTGCCTTGGATATCAACAGCATTGTGCATATGCTATCTGGCCAACCTCGACAGAATATGGTAGCCATATTAGATGCTACTATGCCAGCTCCCAGTATTG GGGAACCTGTTGAAAAATCACTGTTGAGTCAATTGAAGTCATTAACTTCAGAAATATCAGAAGATGTGGAAGATGTAGAGTCTGTTGAACACTTGGTGATTCAAGGAGCACTTGAGTCAG GGGAACAACGAGCTTCTATCTCCAATGTTGAATATGCTATAAATGCTGCTTATAGACAAGCAACATCGAGGCCTAGATTCTGTCATCTGTCTACAGCAACTTGTCCTCTCCCGATACCTTTACCATTTCCTTCCATATTCTCGGAAAATGTTGGCCGTTGTGGTCAGCTGCTCAGCAACTCTGGTTCAGATTCTTTTGCAAAGGGTTCGCTCGATGTCCATTCTATCCCTATGGCAGCTAGATTGCGTTCTAGCAGTGCAGTCTTACCATTCTTGACAAACAGGCTAGAAAACTTGCGGAAATTTGGAATTCAACGTGGTGCCTTGGGTGGAGAATTGCTCAAAAGCTGGGGTTTTGGAaaagaggagattgaagacaTGGGAGAGACACTCTCAAATATGGTTAGGGCTCTAAATCCATACTCTGATGTATCCTCTGATTCAGATTAG
- the LOC130797430 gene encoding uncharacterized protein LOC130797430 isoform X2 encodes MREVVTIQIGDFANFIGSHFWNFQDELLGLAGDPDSDPVFKNHGLNMDVLYRTGETQEGLLTYTPRLVSVNYQGSLGSMSSYGTLYNHAPELSSHVATWKGSVTTQQSQPYKRNLFLQSLYEEEQKQSIVIENRHDDSKNGFQDHDIVQCLENSVQFWSDFSKVHYHPQSLYQLNGLWMDAEAFSNYGAGKDVFAEGSRGEDMIERLRFFIEECDHAQGIQCVVDDSGGFSSIAADLLQNIADEYTNTPVLLYTARDPVSFMNSVGQKRNISRDLHNAVSFAKLSSFCKLIVPVGLPFLGGSKASMYLCVNDKKHYHSSAVYAAALHTISLPFRMDSLGPTSTSAFTSGALDINSIVHMLSGQPRQNMVAILDATMPAPSIGEPVEKSLLSQLKSLTSEISEDVEDVESVEHLVIQGALESGEQRASISNVEYAINAAYRQATSRPRFCHLSTATCPLPIPLPFPSIFSENVGRCGQLLSNSGSDSFAKGSLDVHSIPMAARLRSSSAVLPFLTNRLENLRKFGIQRGALGGELLKSWGFGKEEIEDMGETLSNMVRALNPYSDVSSDSD; translated from the exons ATGAGGGAAGTTGTTACTATTCAAATTGGTGATTTTGCCAACTTTATTGGCTCCCACTTCTGGAACTTTCAG gatGAGCTCCTTGGCTTAGCTGGAGACCCTGATTCTGATCCAGTTTTCAAGAATCATGGCTTGAACATGGATGTGCTGTATCGCACTGGAGAGACTCAGGAG GGTCTTCTTACCTATACCCCTCGGCTAGTTTCGGTTAACTATCAAG GATCCCTTGGTTCAATGAGTTCATATGGTACATTGTATAATCATGCTCCAGAATTATCATCCCATGTTGCCACCTG GAAAGGCAGTGTAACCACCCAGCAGTCTCAGCCTTATAAAAGGAACTTATTCTTGCAATCTTTATACGAGGAAGAGCAGAAGCAATCAATTGTTATTGAAAACAGGCATGATGATTCAAAGAATGGTTTTCAAGATCATGATATAGTGCAGTGCTTGGAAAACAGTGTCCAATTCTGGTCAGACTTCTCAAAAGTACATTACCATCCACAAAGTCTATATCAATTGAATGGACTTTGGATGGATGCTGAGGCATTCAGTAATTATGGTGCGGGAAAGGATGTATTTGCTGAAGGTTCTCGAGGAGAGGATATGATTGAAAGACTTCGTTTCTTCATCGAAGAGTGTGATCATGCACAG GGCATTCAATGTGTGGTGGATGATTCAGGAGGGTTTTCCAGTATCGCAGCTGATTTACTACAGAACATTGCCGATGAATACACAAATACTCCTGTGTTGCTTTATACCGCCCGTGATCCAGTCTCTTTTATGAACTCTGTTGGTCAAAAAAGGAATATTTCTAGGGATCTTCATAATGCAGTTTCTTTCGCaaaattatcttctttttgCAAACTGATTGTACCTGTTGGTCTACCCTTTCTTGGAGGAA GTAAAGCTTCCATGTACCTGTGTGTGAATGATAAAAAGCATTACCACAGCAGTGCAGTCTATGCTGCTGCGCTACACACTATCAGTCTTCCCTTTCGCATGGATTCACTCGGACCCACTTCAACTTCAGCTTTTACTTCTGGTGCCTTGGATATCAACAGCATTGTGCATATGCTATCTGGCCAACCTCGACAGAATATGGTAGCCATATTAGATGCTACTATGCCAGCTCCCAGTATTG GGGAACCTGTTGAAAAATCACTGTTGAGTCAATTGAAGTCATTAACTTCAGAAATATCAGAAGATGTGGAAGATGTAGAGTCTGTTGAACACTTGGTGATTCAAGGAGCACTTGAGTCAG GGGAACAACGAGCTTCTATCTCCAATGTTGAATATGCTATAAATGCTGCTTATAGACAAGCAACATCGAGGCCTAGATTCTGTCATCTGTCTACAGCAACTTGTCCTCTCCCGATACCTTTACCATTTCCTTCCATATTCTCGGAAAATGTTGGCCGTTGTGGTCAGCTGCTCAGCAACTCTGGTTCAGATTCTTTTGCAAAGGGTTCGCTCGATGTCCATTCTATCCCTATGGCAGCTAGATTGCGTTCTAGCAGTGCAGTCTTACCATTCTTGACAAACAGGCTAGAAAACTTGCGGAAATTTGGAATTCAACGTGGTGCCTTGGGTGGAGAATTGCTCAAAAGCTGGGGTTTTGGAaaagaggagattgaagacaTGGGAGAGACACTCTCAAATATGGTTAGGGCTCTAAATCCATACTCTGATGTATCCTCTGATTCAGATTAG
- the LOC130797430 gene encoding uncharacterized protein LOC130797430 isoform X4, which yields MSSYGTLYNHAPELSSHVATWKGSVTTQQSQPYKRNLFLQSLYEEEQKQSIVIENRHDDSKNGFQDHDIVQCLENSVQFWSDFSKVHYHPQSLYQLNGLWMDAEAFSNYGAGKDVFAEGSRGEDMIERLRFFIEECDHAQQGIQCVVDDSGGFSSIAADLLQNIADEYTNTPVLLYTARDPVSFMNSVGQKRNISRDLHNAVSFAKLSSFCKLIVPVGLPFLGGSKASMYLCVNDKKHYHSSAVYAAALHTISLPFRMDSLGPTSTSAFTSGALDINSIVHMLSGQPRQNMVAILDATMPAPSIGEPVEKSLLSQLKSLTSEISEDVEDVESVEHLVIQGALESGEQRASISNVEYAINAAYRQATSRPRFCHLSTATCPLPIPLPFPSIFSENVGRCGQLLSNSGSDSFAKGSLDVHSIPMAARLRSSSAVLPFLTNRLENLRKFGIQRGALGGELLKSWGFGKEEIEDMGETLSNMVRALNPYSDVSSDSD from the exons ATGAGTTCATATGGTACATTGTATAATCATGCTCCAGAATTATCATCCCATGTTGCCACCTG GAAAGGCAGTGTAACCACCCAGCAGTCTCAGCCTTATAAAAGGAACTTATTCTTGCAATCTTTATACGAGGAAGAGCAGAAGCAATCAATTGTTATTGAAAACAGGCATGATGATTCAAAGAATGGTTTTCAAGATCATGATATAGTGCAGTGCTTGGAAAACAGTGTCCAATTCTGGTCAGACTTCTCAAAAGTACATTACCATCCACAAAGTCTATATCAATTGAATGGACTTTGGATGGATGCTGAGGCATTCAGTAATTATGGTGCGGGAAAGGATGTATTTGCTGAAGGTTCTCGAGGAGAGGATATGATTGAAAGACTTCGTTTCTTCATCGAAGAGTGTGATCATGCACAG CAGGGCATTCAATGTGTGGTGGATGATTCAGGAGGGTTTTCCAGTATCGCAGCTGATTTACTACAGAACATTGCCGATGAATACACAAATACTCCTGTGTTGCTTTATACCGCCCGTGATCCAGTCTCTTTTATGAACTCTGTTGGTCAAAAAAGGAATATTTCTAGGGATCTTCATAATGCAGTTTCTTTCGCaaaattatcttctttttgCAAACTGATTGTACCTGTTGGTCTACCCTTTCTTGGAGGAA GTAAAGCTTCCATGTACCTGTGTGTGAATGATAAAAAGCATTACCACAGCAGTGCAGTCTATGCTGCTGCGCTACACACTATCAGTCTTCCCTTTCGCATGGATTCACTCGGACCCACTTCAACTTCAGCTTTTACTTCTGGTGCCTTGGATATCAACAGCATTGTGCATATGCTATCTGGCCAACCTCGACAGAATATGGTAGCCATATTAGATGCTACTATGCCAGCTCCCAGTATTG GGGAACCTGTTGAAAAATCACTGTTGAGTCAATTGAAGTCATTAACTTCAGAAATATCAGAAGATGTGGAAGATGTAGAGTCTGTTGAACACTTGGTGATTCAAGGAGCACTTGAGTCAG GGGAACAACGAGCTTCTATCTCCAATGTTGAATATGCTATAAATGCTGCTTATAGACAAGCAACATCGAGGCCTAGATTCTGTCATCTGTCTACAGCAACTTGTCCTCTCCCGATACCTTTACCATTTCCTTCCATATTCTCGGAAAATGTTGGCCGTTGTGGTCAGCTGCTCAGCAACTCTGGTTCAGATTCTTTTGCAAAGGGTTCGCTCGATGTCCATTCTATCCCTATGGCAGCTAGATTGCGTTCTAGCAGTGCAGTCTTACCATTCTTGACAAACAGGCTAGAAAACTTGCGGAAATTTGGAATTCAACGTGGTGCCTTGGGTGGAGAATTGCTCAAAAGCTGGGGTTTTGGAaaagaggagattgaagacaTGGGAGAGACACTCTCAAATATGGTTAGGGCTCTAAATCCATACTCTGATGTATCCTCTGATTCAGATTAG
- the LOC130797430 gene encoding uncharacterized protein LOC130797430 isoform X3, which yields MDVLYRTGETQEGLLTYTPRLVSVNYQGSLGSMSSYGTLYNHAPELSSHVATWKGSVTTQQSQPYKRNLFLQSLYEEEQKQSIVIENRHDDSKNGFQDHDIVQCLENSVQFWSDFSKVHYHPQSLYQLNGLWMDAEAFSNYGAGKDVFAEGSRGEDMIERLRFFIEECDHAQQGIQCVVDDSGGFSSIAADLLQNIADEYTNTPVLLYTARDPVSFMNSVGQKRNISRDLHNAVSFAKLSSFCKLIVPVGLPFLGGSKASMYLCVNDKKHYHSSAVYAAALHTISLPFRMDSLGPTSTSAFTSGALDINSIVHMLSGQPRQNMVAILDATMPAPSIGEPVEKSLLSQLKSLTSEISEDVEDVESVEHLVIQGALESGEQRASISNVEYAINAAYRQATSRPRFCHLSTATCPLPIPLPFPSIFSENVGRCGQLLSNSGSDSFAKGSLDVHSIPMAARLRSSSAVLPFLTNRLENLRKFGIQRGALGGELLKSWGFGKEEIEDMGETLSNMVRALNPYSDVSSDSD from the exons ATGGATGTGCTGTATCGCACTGGAGAGACTCAGGAG GGTCTTCTTACCTATACCCCTCGGCTAGTTTCGGTTAACTATCAAG GATCCCTTGGTTCAATGAGTTCATATGGTACATTGTATAATCATGCTCCAGAATTATCATCCCATGTTGCCACCTG GAAAGGCAGTGTAACCACCCAGCAGTCTCAGCCTTATAAAAGGAACTTATTCTTGCAATCTTTATACGAGGAAGAGCAGAAGCAATCAATTGTTATTGAAAACAGGCATGATGATTCAAAGAATGGTTTTCAAGATCATGATATAGTGCAGTGCTTGGAAAACAGTGTCCAATTCTGGTCAGACTTCTCAAAAGTACATTACCATCCACAAAGTCTATATCAATTGAATGGACTTTGGATGGATGCTGAGGCATTCAGTAATTATGGTGCGGGAAAGGATGTATTTGCTGAAGGTTCTCGAGGAGAGGATATGATTGAAAGACTTCGTTTCTTCATCGAAGAGTGTGATCATGCACAG CAGGGCATTCAATGTGTGGTGGATGATTCAGGAGGGTTTTCCAGTATCGCAGCTGATTTACTACAGAACATTGCCGATGAATACACAAATACTCCTGTGTTGCTTTATACCGCCCGTGATCCAGTCTCTTTTATGAACTCTGTTGGTCAAAAAAGGAATATTTCTAGGGATCTTCATAATGCAGTTTCTTTCGCaaaattatcttctttttgCAAACTGATTGTACCTGTTGGTCTACCCTTTCTTGGAGGAA GTAAAGCTTCCATGTACCTGTGTGTGAATGATAAAAAGCATTACCACAGCAGTGCAGTCTATGCTGCTGCGCTACACACTATCAGTCTTCCCTTTCGCATGGATTCACTCGGACCCACTTCAACTTCAGCTTTTACTTCTGGTGCCTTGGATATCAACAGCATTGTGCATATGCTATCTGGCCAACCTCGACAGAATATGGTAGCCATATTAGATGCTACTATGCCAGCTCCCAGTATTG GGGAACCTGTTGAAAAATCACTGTTGAGTCAATTGAAGTCATTAACTTCAGAAATATCAGAAGATGTGGAAGATGTAGAGTCTGTTGAACACTTGGTGATTCAAGGAGCACTTGAGTCAG GGGAACAACGAGCTTCTATCTCCAATGTTGAATATGCTATAAATGCTGCTTATAGACAAGCAACATCGAGGCCTAGATTCTGTCATCTGTCTACAGCAACTTGTCCTCTCCCGATACCTTTACCATTTCCTTCCATATTCTCGGAAAATGTTGGCCGTTGTGGTCAGCTGCTCAGCAACTCTGGTTCAGATTCTTTTGCAAAGGGTTCGCTCGATGTCCATTCTATCCCTATGGCAGCTAGATTGCGTTCTAGCAGTGCAGTCTTACCATTCTTGACAAACAGGCTAGAAAACTTGCGGAAATTTGGAATTCAACGTGGTGCCTTGGGTGGAGAATTGCTCAAAAGCTGGGGTTTTGGAaaagaggagattgaagacaTGGGAGAGACACTCTCAAATATGGTTAGGGCTCTAAATCCATACTCTGATGTATCCTCTGATTCAGATTAG